The Panicum virgatum strain AP13 chromosome 5K, P.virgatum_v5, whole genome shotgun sequence genome has a window encoding:
- the LOC120709697 gene encoding uncharacterized protein LOC120709697 — MMVDKWISEDWACQHALCRERRLMMPGPAHHQGSLSLGEYKNTWSESRPGQSCKDFTAYAMSHMGRATSDVAYNPAAPPEAYTNPSIHARINAYTEVGRALHGETWDPTTAPLSGEAIMRAGQGKKHGRYLIANSLVDTVSTPSLSQLRASTTNSTPPIRPRPETSVASVHQRQNQSWNASNDPPLDQNSPATPWQSCPPPT, encoded by the exons ATGATGGTGGACAAGTGGATCAGCGAGGATTGGGCCTGCCAGCACGCCTTATGCCGGGAGCGCCGCTTGATGATGCCGGGTCCGGCACATCATCAAGGGAGCCTTAGCCTCGGCGAGTACAAGAATACTTGG TCGGAGTCTCGTCCAGGCCAGTCTTGCAAAGACTTCACGGCGTACGCCATGTCTCACATGGGCAGGGCGACGTCGGACGTGGCCTACAACCCGGCGGCTCCACCAGAGGCCTACACAAACCCAAGCATCCACGCGCGCATCAATGCATACACGGAGGTGGGAAGGGCGCTCCACGGGGAGACTTGGGATCCGACCACCGCGCCACTCTccggagaagccatcatgagggcgggacaagggaagaagcaCGGGCGGTACTTGATCGCCAACAGCTTGGTCGACACGGTGAGTACGCCCAGTCTCTCGCAGCTTAGGGCAAGTACCACCAACTCGACCCCgcccatacgcccacggcctgagacttcagtggccagCGTGCACCAGAGACAG AATCAGTCGTGGAACGCATCGAACGACCCTCCTCTGGACCAGAACTCGCCGGCGACTCCGTGGCAATcttgccccccccccacctGA
- the LOC120710522 gene encoding uncharacterized protein LOC120710522, producing MRALLCNPALHYLFRSSEDQSTLFCSPCFFFFFFFLLARRRHTIPPPLARRPELACQEPLPPMAASAPSRALRCFLLACISCCLLVPCCTSDGSVAAAAAFHGQERDAPEIVGRALVCFDDRYIYSGCQGSFRLGPQGALDVPPGSADAFCGGPCVAETELVLRCVDGIMGNFRFYNGATAADVRSALDRGCGRSGLRGDFDVLRRLGGRRPRRQLRRRVLLRPRGPPRSSAAASRRRRCCWARPPRSSRGRDRSHRRGTCLGASYSIGSSIYSVETV from the exons ATGCGTGCGCTGCTGTGTAACCCCGCACTGCACTATTTATTCAGATCAAGTGAAGATCAATCAACGCTGTTCTGCTCaccctgcttcttcttcttctttttcttcctcctcgcacGCCGGCGGCACACCATTCCACCCCCCCTCGCTCGGCGTCCAGAGCTTGCTTGCCAGGAGCCGCTGCCTCCCATGGCGGCGTCCGCTCCCAGCCGGGCGCTGCGCTGCTTCCTGCTGGCGTGCATctcctgctgcctgctggtcCCTTGCTGCACATCAG ATGGCtccgtggctgctgctgccgccttccaTGGCCAGGAGAGAGACGCCCCGGAAATTGTCGGGCGAGCCCTCGTCTGCTTCGACGACCGCTAC ATCTACAGCGGGTGCCAGGGCTCGTTCCGGCTGGGCCCGCAGGGCGCGCTGGACGTGCCGCCGGGGTCGGCCGACGCCTTCTGCGGCGGGCCCTGCGTGGCCGAGACGGAGCTTGTGCTCCGCTGCGTCGACGGCATCATGGGCAACTTCCGCTTCTAcaacggcgccaccgccgccgacgtccgCTCGGCGCTCGACCGGGGATGCGGCCGCTCGGGCCTCCGCGGCGACTTCGACGTGCTGCGCCGCCTCGGAGGACGACGGCCGCGGCGACAACTACGGCGACGGGTACTTCTACGGCCACGCGGCCCGCCTCGCTCGTCGGCGGcagcctcacgccgccgccgctgctgctgggcgcggccgccgcgatcCTCGCGTGGGCGTGACCGATCACATCGACGAGGCACATGTCTCGGTGCCAGTTACTCGATTGGATCAAGTATATATAGTGTAGAGACAGTGTAA
- the LOC120706371 gene encoding phospholipase A1 PLIP3, chloroplastic-like, with the protein MDALRFVRAAAAPPPQPPVAPASVPPPTMPAQQRRQRQHAPLLRLWPRGGGGAGGEKPAAAGGAVRGAEPRSSPPPEEEREAEAGGRGQGNSNWVLQMLRVQPRWADAADAEATGGGGGGGREPEEEEAEVAGGGVEECASCGAGGEDEGCAVGYDEGEVFDRASFSRLLRKTSLGEAKEYSMMSYLCNIAYMIPRIQPKCLRRYNLQFVTSSVQDKARTMPDQKQEHSNAKDESQNEVSEAVGNAASASKEERSGLGINPFGAYHVVSSAASYLHSRAMGIMPFGSRNDVKEDPTAIMAFMNGENGEGLSMDEASFVATTNSVTSMVAAKEETRQAVADDLNSSRSCPCEWFVCDDDQNSTRYFVVQGSESIASWQANLLFEPVKFEELDVLVHRGIYEAAKGMYHQMLPYVKSHLKACGKSARLRFTGHSLGGSLALLVNLMLLMRGEAPASALLPVITFGAPCIMCGGDHLLRRLGLPRSHVQSITMHRDIVPRVFSCHYPDHVANILKLANGNFRSHPCLANQKLLYAPMGEVLILQPDERLSPHHHLLPPDSGIYRLGGGGGRSSSSAPGDASLAELRSALSAFFNSPHPLEILKDGAAYGPRGSVYRDHDVNSYLRSVRGVVRKEARRAAEAERDRWRLLVWWPFGVHGVLPSGSGRRGGGFVDAVVEAARRAHLLAVVLLPAELLALGALLVVARLR; encoded by the exons ATGGACGCGCTGAGGttcgtgcgcgccgccgcggcgccgccgccgcagcctccggTGGCGCCGGCCtcggtgccgccgccgacgatgccggcgcagcagcggcggcagcggcagcacgcGCCACTGCTCCGCCTGTGgccgcgcggcgggggcggggccggGGGAGAGAAaccggccgcggcgggcggcgccgtccgCGGCGCGGAGCCGAGGAGCAGTCCGCCGCCCGAGGAGgagcgggaggcggaggcgggcgggcgCGGGCAGGGGAATTCGAACTGGGTGCTGCAGATGCTGCGGGTGCAGCCGCGGTGGGCGGACGCGGCGGACGCGGAGgctaccggcggcggcggcggcggcggccgagaaccggaggaggaggaggcggaggtcgccggcggtggcgtcgaGGAGTGCGCTTCCTGCGGCGCTGGGGGCGAGGACGAAGGCTGCGCCGTCGGGTACGACGAGGGCGAGGTGTTCGACCGCGCGTCCTTCTCGCGGCTCCTGCGGAAGACGTCGCTCGGCGAGGCCAAGGAGTACTCCATGATGTCCTACCTCTGCAACATCGCCTACATGATCCCCAGGATTCAG CCAAAATGTCTCCGGAGGTACAATCTGCAGTTTGTGACTTCGTCAGTGCAAGACAAGGCCAGAACTATGCCTGATCAGAAGCAGGAGCATAGCAATGCGAAGGATGAATCTCAAAATGAAGTTTCTGAAGCTGTCGGCAATGCTGCGTCCGCAAGCAAGGAGGAACGCAGTGGCCTGGGGATAAACCCCTTTGGTGCGTACCATGTTGTGTCATCTGCTGCATCTTATTTGCATTCCCGAGCCATGGGCATTATGCCGTTTGGTTCTAGGAATGATGTCAAGGAAGATCCGACGGCCATCATGGCATTCATGAACGGTGAGAATGGTGAAGGGTTAAGTATGGACGAAGCCTCATTCGTGGCCACAACGAATTCAGTGACTTCCATGGTTGCGGCAAAGGAAGAGACAAGGCAAGCTGTCGCAGATGATCTGAATTCTTCGAGATCTTGCCCCTGCGAGTGGTTTGTttgtgatgatgatcaaaacAGCACAAGGTACTTCGTGGTTCAG GGCTCGGAATCAATTGCTTCTTGGCAGGCCAACCTTTTATTTGAGCCTGTCAAATTTGAG GAACTCGACGTGCTAGTTCACAGGGGCATATACGAGGCTGCAAAGGGGATGTATCACCAGATGCTACCATACGTGAAATCCCACCTGAAAGCCTGCGGAAAATCTGCCAGGCTGCGGTTCACCGGCCACTCCCTCGGCGGGAGCCTGGCCCTGCTCGTGAACCTGATGCTGCTGATGCGGGGCGAGGCCCCCGCTTCGGCGCTGCTGCCGGTGATCACGTTCGGCGCGCCATGCATCATGTGCGGCGGCGACCACCTGCTCCGCCGGCTCGGGCTGCCGCGGAGCCACGTGCAGTCCATCACCATGCACCGGGACATCGTGCCCCGCGTGTTCTCGTGCCACTACCCGGACCACGTCGCTAACATCCTCAAGCTCGCCAACGGCAACTTCCGCAGTCACCCGTGCCTCGCAAACCAG aaacttctgtacGCGCCAATGGGGGAGGTGCTGATCCTGCAGCCGGACGAGCGGCTGTCCCCGCACCACCACCTGCTCCCGCCGGACAGCGGCATCTAccgcctgggcggcggcggcggcaggtccTCCTCGTCGGCGCCCGGCGACGCCTCCCTGGCGGAGCTCCGGTCCGCGCTGTCGGCCTTCTTCAACTCCCCGCACCCGCTGGAGATCCTCAAGGACGGCGCCGCCTACGGGCCCCGGGGTTCCGTGTACCGCGACCACGACGTGAACTCGTACCTCCGGTCCGTGCGCGGGGTGGTGCGCAAGGAGGCCCGGCGCGCCGCGGAGGCCGAGCGCGACCGCTGGCGCCTCCTCGTCTGGTGGCCCTTCGGCGTGCACGGCGTGCTGCCGTCGGGCtcggggcgccgcggcggcgggttcgTGGACGCCGTggtcgaggcggcgcggcgcgcgcaccTGCTGGCGGTGGTGCTGCTCCCCGCGGAGCTGCTCGCCCTCGGCGCGCTCCTGGTCGTCGCTAGGCTCAGGTGA